The following DNA comes from Sulfuricurvum sp..
ACCGTATATTTAGCAGTGCAAACGGAGAATTACTTATTAATCTTTCACGTGACGGTTTATGTAATAAAGCGGTACTTGAAGACGTTTTATTTTTCGGTGATATTGTTGGCGTCCGAATTCGATAAATTTAAATCCCGCGAGCTTTTTTAATCATCTCATAGGCAGCGTTAAATTCTTGTACTTTCTCTGTTGCCTCTTTAAGATACTCATCCGATGCACCTTGAGATTTAATAATATCTGGATGATATTCACGTACAAGTGAACGATACGCTTTTTTTACTTCATCATTGGTGGAGGATGCATTGATGCCTAACAATGTGTAAGCTTGATCGATTGAACTCTCTTTGACACTGCTACGATGATAGGAACCGAAACGCTCCATCATAGAGTTCAGGTCTTGATCACTAAATCCAAGATAGTAGGTGATACGACGAAGCATATCCTCTTCACTTTGAGAAAGTGTTCCGTCAATATAGGTAAGATTGACAAGAAATTCAACCATTTTTTGTCGTTTATGAAGATCATCTTTTAGTGTTTGATACAATGCCTGGGCTACTAAATCGAGGTT
Coding sequences within:
- a CDS encoding TerB family tellurite resistance protein, which produces MSQILVVIVVAILFYWLSRGFSKNQHTYSPNQFSGFKLTKDALAHSELGLFVALAAKVAKADGRVDELEAELVSNMFTDISSLFPDPEATRKLLKEIFDEEKDAPHNLDLVAQALYQTLKDDLHKRQKMVEFLVNLTYIDGTLSQSEEDMLRRITYYLGFSDQDLNSMMERFGSYHRSSVKESSIDQAYTLLGINASSTNDEVKKAYRSLVREYHPDIIKSQGASDEYLKEATEKVQEFNAAYEMIKKARGI